The Halomonas sp. KG2 genome contains a region encoding:
- the ectB gene encoding diaminobutyrate--2-oxoglutarate transaminase, producing the protein MQTQTLERMESNVRTYSRSFPVVFTKAQNARLTDENGREYIDFLAGAGTLNYGHNNPHLKQAMIDYLSTDGIVHGLDMWTAAKRDYLETLEEVIFKPRGLDYKVHLPGPTGTNAVEAAIRLARVAKGRHNIVTFTNGFHGVTMGALATTGNRKFREATGGIPTQGASFLPFDGYMGEHADTLDYFEKLLNDKSGGLDIPAGVIVETVQGEGGINVAGLEWLKRLESICHAHDILLIIDDIQAGCGRTGKFFSFEHAGITPDIVTNSKSLSGFGLPFAHVLMRPELDKWKPGQYNGTFRGFSLAMVTATAALKKYWSNDVFERDVQRKARIVEERFQKLAALLSENGMPATERGRGLMRGIDVVSGDIADKITSKAFEHGLIIETSGQDGEVVKCLCPLTISDEDLLEALDILEASVNAVIQA; encoded by the coding sequence ATGCAGACCCAAACGCTTGAACGCATGGAATCTAACGTACGTACTTATTCGCGCTCATTCCCCGTTGTGTTTACGAAAGCCCAGAATGCTCGTTTAACGGACGAGAATGGTCGTGAGTACATTGATTTCCTAGCCGGTGCCGGCACGCTCAATTACGGCCACAACAACCCACATCTCAAACAAGCAATGATCGACTATCTGTCAACAGATGGCATTGTTCATGGCTTGGATATGTGGACCGCGGCAAAGCGTGATTACCTGGAAACCCTTGAAGAAGTTATCTTCAAACCGCGTGGCTTAGACTACAAGGTACATCTGCCTGGTCCGACAGGCACTAACGCAGTAGAAGCGGCCATCCGTTTGGCCCGTGTTGCTAAAGGTCGCCATAATATTGTGACCTTCACCAACGGCTTCCACGGCGTCACCATGGGAGCACTGGCAACCACGGGTAACCGCAAGTTCCGCGAAGCGACCGGTGGCATTCCCACACAGGGCGCAAGCTTTTTACCCTTTGATGGTTATATGGGAGAGCATGCGGATACGCTGGATTACTTCGAAAAATTACTTAACGACAAATCTGGCGGCCTCGATATACCGGCAGGTGTTATTGTCGAAACCGTGCAAGGCGAGGGCGGTATTAACGTGGCAGGCCTTGAGTGGCTCAAGCGTTTAGAAAGTATCTGTCACGCCCATGATATTCTGTTGATCATCGATGACATCCAAGCAGGCTGTGGCCGCACGGGTAAGTTCTTTAGCTTTGAACACGCGGGCATCACGCCTGATATCGTGACGAACTCAAAATCACTCTCTGGATTCGGGCTGCCATTTGCCCATGTATTGATGCGTCCAGAGCTTGATAAATGGAAGCCAGGTCAGTACAACGGCACGTTCCGTGGTTTCAGTCTGGCGATGGTGACCGCTACGGCTGCGCTTAAAAAATATTGGTCAAATGATGTTTTTGAGCGTGATGTTCAGCGCAAAGCGCGTATTGTTGAAGAACGTTTCCAAAAGCTGGCAGCCTTACTCAGTGAGAACGGCATGCCTGCCACTGAACGTGGACGCGGCCTCATGCGCGGTATTGATGTTGTCTCTGGTGATATTGCCGACAAAATCACCAGCAAAGCATTTGAGCACGGCCTTATTATTGAGACCAGCGGCCAAGACGGCGAAGTAGTGAAATGCTTATGCCCGCTGACTATCAGTGATGAGGACTTGCTGGAAGCGCTGGATATTCTAGAAGCCTCGGTCAATGCTGTTATCCAAGCGTGA
- the ectA gene encoding diaminobutyrate acetyltransferase, translating to MSTPITPFTPSADLARPTVADAVVGHASTPLFIRKPNADDGWGVYELIKACPPLDVNSAYAYLLLATQFRDTCAVATNEEGEIVGFVSGYVKDNAPDTYFLWQVAVGEKARGTGLARRLVEAIMSRPELDDVHHLETTITPDNQASWGLFRRLAARWQAPLNSREYFSTEQLGGEHDPENLVRIGPFQTDSM from the coding sequence ATGAGCACGCCAATAACACCTTTTACCCCTTCTGCAGACCTTGCACGCCCAACAGTCGCTGATGCTGTGGTCGGTCATGCATCTACTCCGTTATTTATTCGCAAGCCGAATGCAGATGATGGTTGGGGCGTCTACGAGTTGATAAAAGCTTGCCCACCGCTTGATGTTAATTCTGCTTATGCTTATTTACTGTTGGCAACTCAGTTTCGCGATACCTGTGCGGTCGCAACAAATGAAGAGGGCGAGATAGTAGGATTTGTATCTGGCTATGTGAAAGACAACGCGCCGGATACCTACTTTCTATGGCAGGTTGCCGTCGGTGAAAAAGCACGTGGTACAGGCTTGGCACGCCGCTTAGTCGAAGCCATTATGTCGCGTCCAGAGCTTGATGATGTGCATCATCTGGAAACGACGATCACTCCAGACAATCAGGCCTCTTGGGGCTTATTTCGCCGCTTAGCTGCACGCTGGCAAGCCCCTTTAAATAGCCGTGAATATTTCTCTACCGAACAACTCGGTGGAGAGCATGATCCTGAAAACCTAGTTCGTATAGGTCCATTTCAAACAGACAGCATGTAA
- the gorA gene encoding glutathione-disulfide reductase, with protein MADNAEYEYDLLVIGAGSGGVRAARMAAATGARVAIAEDRYLGGTCVNVGCVPKKLYSYAAHFHDSFDDAAGFGWQLPGPAVFEWSVLRDNKTSEIKRLNGIYQRMLEGAGVVLLHARATVTDAHTVSLTSEESVTQVTAQKILLATGGWPWVPDFPGSEYTVTSNQIFDLDAFPERFLVLGGGYIAVEFASIFNGLGSETHLIYRGELFLKGFDEEVRAFTRDEMSKKGVNLHFNTNIERIEPNGSAFNVYLTNGDVQEVDAVLAATGRNANTQGLGLEALGIHLDSSGKIPVNERYETSVPSILALGDLTQGPELTPVALAEAMQLVDIHFNETLPKPLDYATIPTAVFCHPNIGTVGLSEEAARENIGKIRVYSADFKAMKHTLSGSQERTLMKLIVDDATDVVVGAHMVGEEAGELIQGIAIAVRAGLTKEDFDRTIGIHPTGAEEFVTMRTATRN; from the coding sequence ATGGCTGATAACGCGGAATATGAATACGATTTACTGGTAATTGGAGCAGGGTCAGGGGGTGTTCGCGCCGCACGGATGGCAGCTGCAACCGGTGCCAGAGTTGCTATAGCTGAAGACCGTTACTTGGGCGGCACCTGTGTCAATGTCGGCTGTGTGCCTAAAAAACTGTACTCCTATGCGGCCCACTTTCACGACAGCTTCGATGATGCCGCAGGCTTTGGATGGCAGTTGCCTGGGCCTGCTGTCTTTGAGTGGTCAGTGCTACGCGATAATAAAACCAGTGAAATAAAACGGCTTAATGGCATTTATCAGCGGATGTTAGAGGGCGCGGGAGTCGTACTGCTCCACGCTAGAGCAACCGTGACAGATGCACACACCGTTTCATTGACCTCGGAAGAGAGCGTTACCCAAGTAACCGCACAAAAGATACTGCTAGCGACAGGTGGTTGGCCATGGGTGCCTGATTTTCCTGGCAGTGAATACACAGTCACTTCAAACCAGATATTTGACCTTGATGCTTTTCCAGAGCGGTTTCTGGTGTTGGGAGGCGGCTATATTGCGGTCGAATTCGCGAGCATTTTTAACGGCCTCGGTAGTGAAACACATTTGATTTATCGTGGAGAGCTGTTTCTAAAAGGGTTTGATGAAGAAGTTCGAGCTTTTACCCGCGATGAAATGAGCAAAAAGGGCGTCAACCTGCATTTCAATACCAATATTGAACGGATTGAACCCAATGGCTCGGCGTTTAACGTGTATTTAACTAACGGTGATGTTCAAGAGGTAGATGCCGTCTTAGCAGCGACAGGACGTAACGCCAATACGCAGGGGCTAGGGCTTGAAGCATTGGGCATTCATCTTGATAGCAGTGGAAAAATCCCCGTGAATGAACGCTACGAGACGTCGGTTCCTTCAATTTTGGCGCTTGGCGATTTGACCCAGGGGCCTGAGTTGACGCCCGTAGCACTGGCTGAGGCGATGCAGCTAGTCGATATCCACTTCAATGAAACACTGCCTAAACCGTTGGACTATGCCACGATTCCTACGGCTGTTTTTTGTCATCCCAATATTGGGACGGTAGGGCTATCTGAAGAGGCTGCCAGAGAAAACATTGGCAAGATTCGCGTTTATAGCGCGGACTTTAAAGCAATGAAACACACATTGTCAGGTAGCCAAGAACGCACCTTAATGAAGCTAATCGTTGATGATGCGACAGATGTTGTCGTAGGGGCTCACATGGTAGGTGAAGAGGCCGGTGAATTAATACAAGGGATTGCCATTGCGGTCAGGGCGGGGCTTACAAAAGAAGATTTTGATCGTACCATCGGTATCCACCCAACAGGTGCGGAAGAGTTTGTGACAATGAGAACAGCTACGCGCAATTGA
- the can gene encoding carbonate dehydratase, which translates to MSNAIETLLDNNRAWAERMCEEDPDYFKRLSNQQNPDYLWIGCSDSRVPANQIIALPPGEVFVHRNVANLLHHTDMNALSVVQFAVDVLKVSHIMIVGHYGCGGIKAAVTGGECGVVDYWLHSVREQYNHHRNTLEHLPMEEQIDRMCELNVKAQVNSLCRTKILQRAWQRGQDISVHGWVYGLSDGRVKDLKCTITGLEQVETLYRIDRLQQSD; encoded by the coding sequence ATGTCTAACGCTATTGAAACACTGCTTGATAATAATCGCGCCTGGGCAGAGCGTATGTGTGAGGAAGATCCTGACTACTTTAAACGCCTTTCCAATCAGCAAAACCCTGATTACCTCTGGATTGGTTGTTCTGACAGTCGTGTGCCTGCTAACCAAATTATTGCCCTTCCGCCAGGCGAAGTCTTTGTCCATCGTAATGTCGCTAACCTTCTCCACCATACCGATATGAACGCACTGTCAGTCGTGCAGTTTGCGGTGGATGTACTCAAGGTCAGTCATATCATGATTGTGGGGCACTACGGTTGTGGTGGCATTAAGGCGGCAGTAACCGGCGGTGAGTGCGGAGTCGTCGATTACTGGCTGCATTCGGTGCGCGAACAGTATAACCATCACCGTAATACGCTTGAACATTTACCAATGGAAGAGCAAATTGACCGCATGTGCGAATTGAACGTAAAGGCTCAAGTTAATAGCTTGTGCCGAACCAAAATTCTGCAACGTGCCTGGCAGAGAGGCCAAGATATTTCAGTGCATGGTTGGGTCTATGGGTTGAGCGACGGCCGTGTAAAAGATCTCAAATGCACCATAACCGGCCTGGAGCAGGTTGAGACCCTTTATCGTATCGACCGCCTTCAACAAAGCGACTGA
- a CDS encoding cytochrome c, with protein sequence MPSAWALVISAAIATPAIAEEITEDVVPAMPQTVEESPFSSEREAVIWRQDELKELESLLRQLRFDLVNNQDARGAAPRLATLQEQATQAHFLPAFIVGTHGRGSDARPEIWEEWEDFAAGFTDLEQKVAALIDAAEQEDYRAATRAFSDVGLSCKSCHRAYRYN encoded by the coding sequence ATGCCTTCGGCTTGGGCCTTGGTCATCTCTGCTGCAATTGCGACGCCCGCTATAGCCGAGGAAATTACTGAAGATGTCGTGCCAGCGATGCCACAAACGGTTGAAGAGAGCCCGTTTTCAAGTGAGCGAGAAGCGGTCATATGGCGTCAGGATGAATTGAAAGAGCTAGAAAGCCTTCTGCGTCAGCTGCGTTTTGACTTGGTGAATAACCAGGATGCACGCGGAGCCGCGCCGCGCTTAGCAACGCTTCAGGAACAGGCGACTCAAGCTCATTTTTTGCCCGCGTTTATTGTCGGCACTCATGGGCGTGGATCTGACGCTCGCCCAGAAATCTGGGAAGAGTGGGAAGATTTCGCAGCGGGATTTACGGATCTTGAGCAAAAGGTGGCGGCGCTGATCGATGCGGCCGAGCAAGAGGACTATCGCGCGGCCACGCGAGCATTTTCTGATGTTGGCTTAAGCTGTAAAAGTTGTCATCGCGCCTACCGCTATAACTGA
- the msrA gene encoding peptide-methionine (S)-S-oxide reductase MsrA, translated as MTLFSKANSAPLGRVTPIETSSVHTVTGHSLHPPFPAGYEEIVLGMGCFWGVERLFWQVPGVYVTAAGYAGGETQNPTYQETCTGQTGHTEVVRVVYDPSATSLATLLQIFWEQHDPTQGNRQGNDVGSQYRSAIFTTTAAQLVAAEKSANAYQKALDEAGRGTITTEIKPLNIFYYAEAYHQQYLDKNPAGYCGLKGTGVTCPIG; from the coding sequence ATGACGCTATTTTCTAAAGCAAATTCAGCACCGCTTGGCCGCGTAACGCCGATTGAAACGAGCAGCGTACATACCGTTACTGGCCACTCACTTCACCCTCCTTTCCCAGCAGGGTATGAAGAAATTGTGTTAGGCATGGGGTGCTTTTGGGGCGTTGAACGCCTGTTTTGGCAAGTGCCGGGGGTATACGTCACTGCCGCAGGTTATGCCGGGGGAGAAACACAAAACCCAACTTATCAAGAAACGTGTACGGGACAAACAGGCCATACCGAGGTGGTTCGAGTGGTATACGACCCCAGTGCCACATCCTTGGCTACGCTGTTGCAAATTTTTTGGGAGCAGCACGACCCTACTCAAGGCAATCGTCAAGGCAACGATGTGGGTAGCCAGTACCGCTCTGCCATTTTCACAACAACGGCTGCTCAGTTGGTGGCTGCTGAAAAGAGTGCCAATGCCTATCAAAAGGCGCTCGATGAGGCTGGCCGTGGAACTATTACTACCGAGATCAAGCCGCTGAATATTTTTTACTACGCGGAGGCGTATCATCAGCAGTATTTGGATAAGAACCCTGCGGGGTACTGTGGACTTAAAGGGACTGGCGTTACTTGCCCCATCGGTTAG